From the genome of Halorussus caseinilyticus, one region includes:
- a CDS encoding isopentenyl phosphate kinase, producing MTTVLKLGGSVVTDKDRAEALDGPALDAAADAVADALASGDTSDLVVVHGGGSFGHHHASKHGVSKTEGTDDAGAALEIHAAMKTLNDFVLSRLHERDVPAVPVHPFSAACRNREADLTLMTEQVETMLGEGFVPVLHGDGVVHEGKGVTVLSGDEVVTAVAEGIDADRVGFCSTVPGVLDDEDAVIPEIRSYDEVVEFLGGSDSTDVTGGMAGKVRALLALGAPATIFGPDDLRAFLAGETPGTRIDGG from the coding sequence ATGACGACGGTACTCAAACTCGGCGGGAGCGTCGTCACCGACAAGGACCGCGCCGAGGCGCTGGACGGCCCGGCACTCGACGCGGCCGCGGACGCCGTGGCCGACGCCCTCGCCAGCGGCGACACCTCGGACCTCGTGGTCGTCCACGGCGGCGGTAGCTTCGGCCACCACCACGCCAGCAAACACGGCGTCTCGAAGACCGAGGGCACCGACGACGCGGGCGCGGCACTCGAAATCCACGCCGCGATGAAGACCCTCAACGACTTCGTTCTCTCGCGTCTCCACGAGCGAGACGTGCCCGCGGTGCCGGTCCACCCCTTCTCGGCGGCCTGCCGGAACCGCGAGGCGGACCTGACGCTCATGACCGAACAGGTCGAGACGATGCTCGGCGAGGGGTTCGTGCCGGTCCTCCACGGCGACGGCGTGGTCCACGAGGGGAAGGGCGTCACCGTCCTCAGCGGCGACGAGGTGGTGACGGCCGTCGCGGAGGGAATCGACGCCGACCGCGTGGGGTTCTGCTCGACCGTACCGGGCGTGTTGGACGACGAGGACGCCGTGATTCCCGAAATCCGGTCCTACGACGAGGTGGTCGAGTTCCTCGGCGGAAGCGACTCGACGGACGTGACCGGCGGGATGGCCGGGAAAGTCCGCGCACTGCTCGCACTCGGCGCGCCCGCCACGATTTTCGGTCCCGACGACCTCCGGGCGTTCCTCGCGGGCGAGACGCCGGGCACGCGCATCGACGGCGGGTGA
- the mvk gene encoding mevalonate kinase, producing the protein MVVSSAPGKVYLFGEHAVVYGEPAVPCAIERRARVTVEARDDDSLRVHAEDLSLDGFTVEYSDGSDDDPDVDVSESLVDAAMGYIDAAVEQARDAANAPDAGFDITIESEIPLGAGLGSSAAVTTAGIHAATRELGVELPTEEVAERAYQAELEVQGGDASRADTFCSATGGAVRVEGDDCRAIEAPDLPFVIGFDGGAGDTGRLVAGVRALREEYDFAADTVESIGDVVRYGEQVLAEGDIEELGRLMNFNHGLLEALGVSSRSLDQMVWAARDAGALGSKLTGAGGGGCIVALDPTDSTETALDYTPGCEDAFRAELDTDGVRVEET; encoded by the coding sequence ATGGTCGTTTCGAGCGCTCCGGGCAAGGTCTACCTGTTCGGGGAACACGCGGTCGTCTACGGTGAACCGGCGGTACCCTGCGCCATCGAGCGACGGGCGCGAGTCACCGTCGAAGCGCGCGACGACGACAGCCTGCGAGTTCACGCCGAGGACCTGAGTCTCGACGGGTTCACGGTGGAGTACAGCGACGGAAGCGACGACGACCCCGACGTGGACGTGTCCGAATCGCTGGTCGATGCGGCGATGGGCTACATCGACGCCGCGGTCGAACAGGCCCGCGACGCCGCGAACGCGCCCGACGCCGGATTCGACATCACCATCGAGAGCGAGATACCCCTCGGCGCGGGTCTCGGGTCGTCGGCGGCGGTCACGACCGCTGGCATCCACGCCGCGACCCGCGAGTTGGGCGTCGAACTCCCCACCGAGGAAGTCGCCGAGCGAGCGTATCAGGCCGAACTCGAAGTACAGGGTGGCGACGCCTCGCGCGCCGACACGTTCTGCTCGGCGACGGGCGGGGCGGTCCGCGTCGAGGGCGACGACTGCCGGGCCATCGAAGCCCCGGACCTGCCGTTCGTCATCGGGTTCGACGGCGGCGCGGGCGACACCGGACGACTCGTGGCGGGGGTCCGCGCGCTCCGCGAGGAGTACGACTTCGCGGCCGACACCGTAGAGAGCATCGGCGACGTGGTGCGCTACGGCGAGCAAGTCCTCGCGGAGGGAGACATCGAAGAACTCGGCAGACTGATGAACTTCAACCACGGCCTGCTCGAAGCCCTCGGGGTCTCCTCGCGGTCGCTCGACCAGATGGTGTGGGCCGCCCGAGACGCGGGTGCGCTCGGGTCCAAACTCACGGGCGCGGGCGGCGGCGGGTGCATCGTCGCGCTCGACCCCACCGACAGCACCGAGACCGCACTCGACTACACGCCGGGGTGCGAGGACGCTTTCCGCGCGGAACTCGACACCGACGGCGTGCGCGTGGAGGAGACCTGA
- a CDS encoding prolyl oligopeptidase family serine peptidase, with protein MPDPPETERREVVEEMHGEEIRDPYRWLEDDTEEVREWVERQNEYADRFLENDARERLEPRFEARAEVPEYGVVHARGDKYFQRVEDAGDDRAKLVVRSSPDADPTVIADPNEWDDGESLDWFHPSPDGSLVAYGVAEGGRENYDVTVLDVETGEPVDVLPDCGRIGPVGMAWTDSGFYYATTGSADEGGQLDQEIRYHELDTETGDDPVLVEDVGERVWSHLEITDDTLVVAFHEGWTRSEVFRWERDGEGRGDGELVRLVADADASFRPRVSDGTVYLVTDYDAPRSRVVACDADATGTDPDDLREVVPETEATLMDCTLAGDSLVVHRQRDAHSSLSVYDRSGDHRHDVALPEYAAIAREDFRANPDAPEFFVRAQSFDRPPWVARADTETGETTVVTERESETDRALPDLVVEQQFFESADGTEVPAFVVHREGVERDGDNPTVLYGYGGFRNNLTPQYDRFRTPFLEDGGIYVQANLRGGQEYGERWHREGMRENKQNVFDDFFAVAEGLIEREYTRPERLTAMGRSNGGLLVGAAVSQRPDLFGAVSCAVPLLDMLRFHRFLLGESWTVEYGSPDDPEDFAYLREYSPYHNVERGTEYPAVLFETAAGDTRVHPGHARKMTARMQAANASENPILLRTETDAGHKTGRPTSMVVAEELDRWGFLYDRLGVLK; from the coding sequence ATGCCCGACCCGCCCGAGACCGAACGCCGCGAAGTCGTCGAGGAGATGCACGGCGAGGAGATACGCGACCCCTACCGATGGTTGGAGGACGACACCGAGGAGGTACGGGAGTGGGTCGAGCGCCAGAACGAGTACGCCGACCGATTCCTCGAAAACGACGCCCGCGAGCGCCTCGAACCGCGGTTCGAGGCGCGCGCCGAGGTTCCCGAGTACGGCGTCGTTCACGCGCGCGGGGACAAATACTTCCAGCGCGTCGAGGACGCCGGGGACGACCGGGCGAAACTCGTCGTCCGGTCGTCCCCCGACGCCGACCCGACCGTCATCGCCGACCCCAACGAGTGGGACGACGGCGAATCCCTCGACTGGTTCCACCCCTCGCCCGACGGGTCGCTCGTCGCCTACGGCGTCGCGGAGGGCGGGCGCGAGAACTACGACGTGACCGTGCTGGACGTAGAGACCGGCGAACCCGTGGACGTGCTCCCCGACTGCGGCCGAATCGGTCCGGTGGGCATGGCGTGGACCGACTCGGGTTTCTACTACGCTACCACCGGGTCCGCCGACGAGGGCGGCCAGTTGGACCAAGAGATTCGCTACCACGAACTCGACACCGAGACCGGCGACGACCCCGTACTGGTCGAGGACGTGGGCGAGCGCGTCTGGAGCCACCTCGAAATCACCGACGACACGCTCGTCGTCGCCTTCCACGAGGGGTGGACCCGCTCTGAGGTGTTCCGGTGGGAGCGAGACGGCGAGGGTCGCGGGGACGGCGAACTCGTCCGCCTCGTGGCCGACGCCGACGCCTCCTTCCGACCGCGGGTGAGCGACGGGACGGTCTACCTCGTGACCGACTACGACGCCCCGCGCTCGCGGGTGGTCGCCTGCGACGCGGACGCGACCGGGACCGACCCCGACGACCTGCGCGAAGTCGTGCCCGAGACCGAGGCTACGCTGATGGACTGCACGCTCGCGGGCGACTCGCTGGTCGTCCACCGCCAGCGAGACGCCCACTCGTCGCTGTCGGTCTACGACCGGTCGGGCGACCACCGCCACGACGTTGCCCTGCCGGAGTACGCCGCCATCGCCCGCGAGGACTTCCGGGCGAACCCCGACGCGCCGGAGTTCTTCGTCCGCGCCCAGTCGTTCGACCGCCCGCCGTGGGTCGCGCGCGCCGACACCGAAACCGGCGAGACGACCGTCGTTACCGAACGCGAGTCCGAGACCGACCGCGCTCTCCCCGACCTCGTGGTCGAACAGCAGTTCTTCGAGTCCGCGGACGGCACCGAGGTTCCGGCGTTCGTGGTCCACCGCGAGGGCGTCGAACGCGACGGCGACAATCCGACCGTCCTCTACGGTTACGGTGGCTTCCGCAACAACCTCACGCCCCAGTACGACCGATTCCGGACGCCGTTCCTCGAAGACGGCGGCATCTACGTGCAGGCGAACCTCCGGGGCGGGCAGGAGTACGGCGAGCGGTGGCACCGCGAGGGCATGCGCGAGAACAAGCAGAACGTCTTCGACGACTTCTTTGCGGTCGCTGAGGGGCTAATCGAACGCGAGTACACCCGCCCGGAGCGACTCACCGCGATGGGCCGGTCGAACGGCGGCCTGCTGGTCGGCGCGGCAGTCTCTCAGCGCCCGGACCTGTTCGGTGCCGTCTCCTGTGCCGTCCCCCTGCTCGACATGCTCCGGTTCCACCGGTTCCTGCTCGGCGAGTCGTGGACCGTCGAGTACGGGTCGCCCGACGACCCCGAGGACTTCGCGTACCTCCGGGAGTACTCGCCGTACCACAACGTCGAACGCGGAACCGAGTACCCCGCGGTCCTGTTCGAGACGGCGGCGGGCGACACCCGCGTCCACCCCGGTCACGCCCGGAAGATGACCGCTCGGATGCAGGCCGCGAACGCGAGCGAGAACCCGATTCTGCTCCGGACCGAGACCGACGCGGGCCACAAGACCGGCAGACCTACCTCGATGGTGGTCGCCGAGGAACTCGACCGCTGGGGATTCCTCTACGACCGACTCGGCGTGTTGAAGTAG